One window from the genome of Blastopirellula retiformator encodes:
- the nadE gene encoding NAD(+) synthase → MKLVKVAAAVVNQTPLDWQGNRDRILGAIEEANLSEASILCLPELCITGYGCEDAFLSADVQRTALMVLQEIAPQTRDMFVTLGLPMTYRGVLFNVVAILSDGEIVGFVPKQNLAGDGIHYEPRWFKPWPVGLRASVEIDGREYPFGDLVFRIDDALIGLEICEDAWVADRPGSRQARIGVDIILNPSASHFAFGKHEIRQRFVLEGSRAFHASYVYANLLGNEAGRAIYDGDAMIATGGRMLAVGPRLSFHSYLVTTAVIDLDLTRMYRARSDAYRPDYQGSQQPLVQVPFVLPDIEPSPARYERAPWETSRDLKQEEFTRAVSLALYDYLRKSHSGGFVVSLSGGADSAATALLCSLAMRMAAEELGFGALKDSLSHISAVKNSSTVEQLIAAILDCVYQATRNSGETTLSAARQVAEAIHAKFHHFHVDKIVELYTELGAKALGRPLTWEQDDIALQNIQARTRAPSVWLLANLRGSLLLSTSNRSEAAVGYATMDGDTSGGLCPIAGIDKAFLRQWLSWMETTGPSGFGPTPALNAINVQAPTAELRPQESGQTDEADLMPYDLLDAIERAAIRDKRSPLESYRQMLALFPQYDDQQLAAWIERFFKLWSRNQWKRERYAPSFHLDDENLDPKTWCRFPILSGGFRRELAEMWEAVRQDGEGKG, encoded by the coding sequence GTGAAACTGGTTAAGGTCGCCGCGGCGGTCGTCAATCAAACGCCGCTCGATTGGCAAGGAAATCGGGACCGCATTCTCGGCGCGATCGAAGAGGCGAACCTAAGCGAGGCGTCGATCCTATGTCTGCCCGAGCTTTGCATTACCGGGTACGGCTGCGAAGACGCGTTTCTCTCGGCCGACGTTCAGCGGACCGCCTTGATGGTATTGCAAGAGATCGCCCCGCAGACGCGCGATATGTTCGTGACGCTGGGACTGCCGATGACCTATCGCGGCGTCCTTTTCAACGTCGTGGCGATCCTGTCTGACGGCGAGATCGTCGGTTTCGTGCCCAAACAAAACTTGGCCGGCGACGGCATCCATTACGAGCCCCGGTGGTTCAAGCCTTGGCCGGTCGGCTTGCGGGCCTCGGTCGAGATCGATGGTCGAGAGTATCCGTTTGGGGATCTCGTCTTTCGCATTGACGACGCGCTAATTGGCTTGGAAATCTGTGAGGATGCCTGGGTCGCCGATCGGCCCGGCAGTCGGCAAGCCCGGATTGGCGTCGACATCATCTTGAACCCGAGCGCCAGTCACTTCGCTTTCGGCAAACATGAAATCCGTCAGCGATTTGTGCTAGAGGGTTCGCGGGCCTTTCACGCCAGTTACGTCTACGCCAACCTGCTGGGCAACGAAGCGGGCCGAGCGATCTACGACGGCGATGCGATGATCGCCACCGGCGGACGCATGCTGGCGGTCGGACCGCGGCTGTCGTTTCACTCGTACCTGGTGACGACCGCGGTAATCGATCTCGATCTAACGCGAATGTATCGCGCTCGCAGTGACGCGTATCGTCCCGATTACCAAGGTTCGCAGCAACCGCTCGTTCAGGTTCCGTTCGTCCTGCCTGATATCGAACCATCGCCGGCAAGGTATGAACGAGCCCCGTGGGAAACGAGCCGTGATTTAAAGCAGGAAGAGTTTACCCGGGCCGTCTCGCTCGCGCTGTACGACTATCTGCGGAAGAGTCACTCGGGCGGGTTCGTCGTGTCGCTTAGCGGCGGCGCCGACTCGGCCGCGACGGCGCTGCTTTGCAGCTTGGCGATGCGGATGGCGGCCGAAGAACTAGGCTTTGGCGCCTTGAAGGACTCGCTCAGCCATATTTCGGCAGTCAAGAACTCGAGCACCGTCGAACAATTGATCGCTGCGATCCTCGACTGCGTCTACCAGGCGACTCGCAACAGCGGCGAAACGACGCTGAGCGCGGCTCGCCAGGTGGCCGAGGCGATCCACGCTAAGTTTCACCATTTCCATGTCGACAAGATCGTCGAGCTGTACACCGAGCTTGGCGCCAAAGCCCTGGGACGTCCGTTGACCTGGGAACAAGACGATATCGCGCTGCAAAACATCCAAGCCCGAACCAGAGCCCCCAGCGTTTGGCTGCTGGCCAATTTGCGGGGCTCGCTGCTGTTGTCGACTAGCAATCGCTCGGAAGCGGCGGTCGGTTACGCCACCATGGACGGCGATACCAGCGGCGGCCTTTGCCCGATCGCCGGCATCGACAAGGCGTTTCTCCGCCAGTGGCTTAGCTGGATGGAGACGACCGGTCCCAGCGGCTTCGGCCCCACGCCGGCGCTGAACGCGATCAACGTACAGGCGCCGACAGCCGAGCTGCGTCCGCAAGAGTCGGGCCAAACCGACGAAGCTGACTTGATGCCGTACGATCTGCTCGACGCGATCGAGCGAGCTGCGATTCGCGATAAGCGATCGCCATTGGAATCGTATCGCCAAATGCTGGCCCTATTCCCGCAATACGACGACCAGCAACTGGCCGCGTGGATCGAACGGTTCTTCAAGCTCTGGTCGCGGAATCAATGGAAGCGAGAACGATACGCCCCTAGCTTTCATCTCGATGACGAGAATCTCGACCCGAAGACCTGGTGCCGTTTCCCGATCCTCTCTGGCGGGTTCCGACGCGAGTTGGCCGAGATGTGGGAAGCGGTGAGGCAGGATGGGGAAGGGAAGGGTTAG
- a CDS encoding putative metalloprotease CJM1_0395 family protein, with protein sequence MHIQPLLLSSINSVGPALRSGGTSAPSKPAPTSKPSQPEDELTLSPEAEAAAAEETSGSSGLTELSPEETQQVQELKSRDREVRQHEQAHLAAAGGFALGGPTYTYQNGPDGQQYAIGGEVQIDTSPIEGDPEATIAKARIIRAAALAPAEPSSQDKAVAAAATQLMQSAQQELRERETNSDETEELDGEKLLSSVDVNADPPSSEGSALSSPSQPEAAAKSAVINYFLKEAEQAYSQSSPQSAGSLFLLA encoded by the coding sequence ATGCACATTCAACCGCTACTACTCTCGTCGATCAACTCAGTTGGTCCGGCGCTGCGCAGTGGCGGAACTTCGGCCCCGTCCAAGCCGGCGCCCACCAGCAAGCCGTCGCAGCCAGAAGACGAGCTGACTCTCTCTCCCGAGGCGGAGGCCGCCGCTGCCGAAGAGACTTCGGGCAGTTCAGGCCTGACCGAGCTTTCGCCAGAAGAGACCCAGCAGGTCCAAGAGCTGAAATCACGCGATCGGGAGGTTCGCCAGCACGAACAAGCGCACTTGGCCGCTGCCGGCGGATTCGCCCTGGGCGGCCCCACCTACACCTATCAAAACGGCCCTGACGGCCAGCAATACGCGATTGGGGGCGAGGTTCAGATCGACACCTCCCCGATCGAAGGGGATCCCGAAGCGACGATCGCCAAGGCCCGTATCATCCGGGCCGCCGCGTTGGCGCCGGCCGAACCTTCGTCCCAAGACAAAGCGGTCGCCGCCGCCGCAACGCAGCTGATGCAATCGGCCCAGCAGGAGCTGCGAGAGCGGGAAACCAACAGCGACGAGACCGAGGAGCTGGATGGCGAGAAACTCCTCTCCAGCGTCGATGTCAATGCTGATCCGCCGTCCAGCGAAGGGTCGGCTCTATCGAGTCCCAGCCAACCCGAAGCCGCCGCCAAGTCGGCCGTCATCAATTATTTTCTGAAAGAAGCCGAGCAGGCGTATTCTCAGTCCTCCCCCCAGTCAGCCGGCAGCCTGTTTCTGCTAGCGTAG
- a CDS encoding metallopeptidase family protein, producing MKPEQRQRFDTELEAVLAQFPDAVHEILKEVPLYVEDFPSLGLMKQLQIERRDELCGLYTGVALTERTGEDSGRLADAVQIFREGVIAKTIDVAGKFDLEELRNQIRITILHELGHHHGLDEDDLHELGYG from the coding sequence ATGAAACCAGAACAACGACAACGCTTTGATACCGAATTGGAAGCCGTTTTGGCGCAATTTCCTGATGCGGTGCACGAGATTCTCAAGGAAGTACCGCTGTACGTCGAAGATTTCCCCTCGCTTGGCTTGATGAAGCAACTGCAGATCGAACGCCGTGACGAGTTGTGCGGGCTCTACACCGGAGTGGCCCTGACCGAGCGAACCGGGGAAGACAGCGGCCGACTAGCCGACGCGGTTCAGATCTTTCGTGAAGGAGTCATCGCCAAGACGATCGACGTCGCCGGCAAATTCGACCTCGAAGAGTTGCGCAACCAAATCCGGATCACCATCCTGCACGAACTGGGACATCACCACGGACTGGACGAAGATGATCTGCACGAGCTGGGATATGGTTAA
- a CDS encoding ABC transporter ATP-binding protein: MIATTKPMIELRRLHRFFGATKAVSDISFEVAAGQVFGYIGPNGAGKTTSMRILATLDLPTAGDALIDGFSVINDPDRVRRRLGFMPDYFGTYSNVNCWEYLDFFARAYGLRGNDRRKALHYTMDFTGLEVLAKKPINGLSKGMKQRLCLGRAMIHDPAVLILDEPAAGLDPRARIELREMITRLASDGKSILVSSHILTELAEMCDIVGIIEQGQLLATGSVAEIQRGRVAHSTVRVRCLENVGELANWLSGRDDISNVIVDGELVMFSHTGDRASEAALLKQMIEANYVIAEFGAKHTSLEDVFLTVTQGRVQ, translated from the coding sequence ATGATCGCGACCACAAAACCGATGATCGAATTGCGGCGACTGCATCGCTTTTTCGGCGCTACAAAAGCGGTCAGCGACATCTCGTTTGAGGTTGCCGCGGGCCAGGTGTTCGGTTACATCGGACCCAATGGCGCCGGCAAGACGACCAGCATGCGGATCTTGGCGACGCTCGACCTGCCGACCGCCGGCGACGCGTTGATCGACGGGTTTTCAGTGATCAACGATCCTGACCGGGTACGGCGCCGGCTTGGCTTTATGCCCGACTATTTCGGCACTTACTCCAACGTCAACTGCTGGGAGTACCTCGATTTCTTCGCCCGGGCGTACGGCCTGCGAGGAAATGATCGCCGTAAGGCGCTCCACTACACGATGGACTTTACGGGGCTCGAAGTGTTAGCGAAAAAGCCGATCAACGGGCTCTCAAAAGGGATGAAACAGCGGCTTTGTCTCGGCCGGGCGATGATCCACGATCCGGCCGTGCTGATTTTGGACGAGCCGGCGGCCGGCCTTGACCCGCGAGCTCGGATTGAACTGCGCGAGATGATCACCCGTCTGGCGAGTGACGGAAAATCGATCCTGGTCAGTTCACACATCCTGACCGAACTCGCCGAAATGTGCGACATCGTCGGCATCATCGAGCAAGGCCAGTTGCTGGCGACCGGCAGCGTCGCCGAGATTCAACGCGGCCGCGTCGCCCATTCGACGGTTCGCGTCCGCTGCTTAGAAAATGTGGGCGAGTTGGCGAACTGGTTGTCGGGGCGCGACGACATCTCGAACGTGATTGTCGATGGCGAACTGGTGATGTTCTCACATACCGGCGACCGGGCGTCCGAAGCGGCGCTGCTGAAGCAAATGATTGAAGCGAACTACGTGATCGCCGAATTTGGCGCCAAGCATACGTCGCTGGAAGACGTCTTCTTGACGGTCACCCAAGGAAGAGTGCAATGA
- a CDS encoding ABC transporter permease: MTTVDSAASLDEQSSGGASDSRWRRLDAWVEYGSELINPILVKETRQALKSRQFAVTFTLVLACGWAWSLLGVALNSPAIYYSANGPIMLVGYVDILLFPLIVIIPFTAFRSLAGEREDGTYELLSISTLPPTQIISGKLGSAVLQMIVYLSALAPCVAFTYLLRGIDIITICVVMVAATFASVMLSMAGLLLATVTNSKSWQSVLSVAVIVLFLIAFFSAIGLSVGAIVEETSWRQYDDPNFWVATVCGMTFYFSYLALLYFAAATAISFASENRSTKLRVVMLVQHFLFFIWFCWAYLESDYENALLSMMVTIMAIHWGVHGTLMVGESPALSPRVRRSIPKTVVSRLYSNWFLPGPARGYLFAVSGMLSGAVSAIALGWLSSEFGTATFVDYRTVAVYSAVAAAYVVLYLGIGRLLMMGVRRLGSGDIFLSAIIHLLLLLFGVFFPIIIQLSSYWLPSDDYSLVQISNPFWTLTMIMDDSYAIFNSELGIAVVLLVGGAAMMFVLQVVISAPDIVPSAQAAPRRVAEEDRLLEPQMPVAPESPWDEE, encoded by the coding sequence ATGACGACGGTGGATTCGGCGGCGAGTCTCGACGAGCAATCATCAGGGGGAGCGAGCGATAGTCGCTGGCGCCGTTTGGACGCGTGGGTTGAGTACGGCAGCGAGTTGATCAATCCAATTTTGGTCAAGGAGACTCGCCAAGCGCTCAAGAGTCGGCAGTTTGCGGTGACCTTTACGCTTGTCTTGGCGTGCGGTTGGGCCTGGTCGCTGTTGGGAGTGGCGCTGAACTCGCCGGCGATCTACTATTCGGCCAATGGACCGATCATGCTGGTCGGCTACGTCGACATTTTGCTCTTTCCGCTGATCGTCATTATCCCGTTCACCGCGTTTCGTTCGCTTGCCGGCGAGCGCGAAGACGGAACGTACGAACTGCTCTCGATTTCGACATTGCCGCCGACCCAGATCATCAGCGGCAAGTTGGGCAGCGCCGTCTTGCAGATGATCGTCTATCTGTCCGCCCTCGCGCCGTGCGTAGCGTTTACCTATCTGCTGCGCGGGATCGACATCATCACCATCTGCGTGGTGATGGTCGCTGCGACGTTCGCATCGGTGATGCTTTCGATGGCCGGGCTGCTGTTGGCGACGGTCACCAATTCCAAGTCTTGGCAGTCGGTGTTATCGGTCGCAGTGATCGTGTTGTTTTTGATCGCGTTTTTCTCGGCGATCGGACTGTCGGTGGGGGCAATTGTCGAGGAAACGTCGTGGCGGCAGTACGACGATCCCAATTTTTGGGTTGCGACGGTCTGCGGCATGACCTTCTATTTCAGCTACCTGGCGCTGCTCTACTTCGCCGCCGCTACGGCAATCTCGTTTGCCAGCGAAAACCGTTCGACGAAGTTGCGCGTCGTGATGCTGGTGCAGCATTTTCTCTTCTTCATCTGGTTTTGCTGGGCTTACCTCGAATCAGACTATGAGAACGCCTTGCTCAGCATGATGGTGACGATCATGGCGATTCATTGGGGCGTGCACGGCACGCTCATGGTGGGCGAAAGTCCAGCTCTGTCGCCGCGGGTGCGACGGTCGATTCCCAAGACGGTCGTTTCGCGGCTCTATTCCAACTGGTTTCTTCCAGGGCCGGCTCGCGGCTACTTGTTCGCCGTCAGCGGGATGCTCAGCGGCGCGGTATCGGCGATTGCCCTCGGTTGGCTTTCCTCAGAATTCGGGACGGCCACTTTTGTCGACTACCGCACGGTCGCCGTGTACTCTGCGGTCGCGGCGGCCTACGTGGTCCTCTACCTCGGAATAGGGCGTTTGTTGATGATGGGCGTCCGACGACTTGGATCGGGCGACATTTTCTTGTCGGCCATCATCCATTTGCTGCTGCTATTGTTTGGCGTGTTTTTTCCAATCATTATCCAGCTTTCTAGCTATTGGCTGCCCAGCGACGACTATAGTTTGGTGCAGATCAGCAATCCGTTCTGGACCTTGACGATGATCATGGATGACTCCTATGCGATCTTCAATTCTGAGTTGGGAATCGCCGTCGTGCTGTTGGTCGGTGGGGCTGCGATGATGTTCGTTCTGCAAGTGGTGATCTCGGCGCCCGACATTGTGCCCAGCGCCCAGGCGGCCCCCCGCCGCGTCGCGGAAGAGGACCGCCTGCTAGAACCGCAAATGCCGGTAGCCCCGGAGAGCCCTTGGGACGAAGAGTGA
- a CDS encoding CBS domain-containing protein, with product MANFDQGVSPIIAVAMLSLAVGVLVGYLISGPWRGRLALVRPAPNAQEARRSSLYEKRQKILRRLQDDLDLLLENQVEVCNLMSTLVVRVQPGRSVAEMRRLMSTQHMRHLIVVDETERAVGVISDRDLLAVKDGIAADVMHSPVMAISPQSMLLPTVSHMIENNISCLPVVEEDCVVGIVTTTDLLLTLQSILRILQMERVSRSGETPQEDMVDCMI from the coding sequence ATGGCGAATTTCGATCAAGGAGTTTCGCCGATAATCGCTGTGGCGATGTTGTCGCTCGCCGTCGGCGTGTTGGTGGGATACCTGATCTCGGGGCCATGGCGAGGCAGACTTGCGCTGGTGCGTCCGGCGCCCAATGCGCAGGAGGCCCGCCGCTCTTCTCTGTACGAAAAACGGCAAAAAATCTTGCGGCGGTTGCAAGACGATCTCGATTTATTGCTGGAAAACCAGGTCGAGGTTTGCAATTTGATGTCGACGCTGGTCGTGCGAGTGCAGCCGGGCCGCAGCGTGGCCGAAATGCGGCGTTTGATGAGCACGCAGCATATGCGCCACCTGATTGTCGTTGACGAAACCGAACGCGCGGTCGGCGTCATCAGCGATCGTGATCTGCTGGCGGTCAAGGATGGAATCGCGGCGGATGTCATGCACAGTCCGGTGATGGCGATCTCGCCGCAGTCGATGTTGCTGCCGACCGTGTCGCATATGATCGAAAACAACATCTCCTGCTTGCCGGTTGTGGAAGAGGACTGCGTCGTCGGTATCGTGACCACGACCGACCTGTTGCTGACTCTGCAGAGCATTCTGCGCATCTTGCAGATGGAGCGAGTCTCTCGCAGCGGAGAAACGCCGCAGGAAGATATGGTCGACTGCATGATCTAG